In the genome of Streptomyces pactum, one region contains:
- a CDS encoding maltokinase N-terminal cap-like domain-containing protein — protein sequence MAVIHRTTLTPTKLELLTPWLPDQPWYRGGGSRPELSRVGGFRLDDPDGEVGIEFMVARDAAEDRPGDYLVPLTYRGAPLAGADRALLGTSEHGVLGRRWIYDGTYDPVLVTQLFAFMLGRVEAQAQSISNQTDPSVTGRFADAVIGTVSGPVEVGHGPEGTDVLVRAGAAGELTLRFHRVLAPAGPGAADAGSALGEVTAEWQGPDGGTCRGLFASVHTAGTA from the coding sequence ATGGCCGTCATTCACCGTACGACGCTGACGCCCACGAAACTCGAACTGCTCACCCCGTGGCTGCCCGATCAGCCGTGGTACCGGGGCGGCGGAAGCCGGCCGGAGCTGTCCCGGGTGGGCGGTTTCCGGCTCGACGACCCCGACGGGGAGGTCGGCATCGAGTTCATGGTGGCCCGGGACGCCGCCGAGGACCGGCCCGGTGACTACCTGGTGCCCCTCACCTACCGCGGGGCGCCGCTCGCCGGTGCGGACCGGGCCCTGCTCGGCACCTCCGAGCACGGGGTGCTGGGGCGCCGGTGGATCTACGACGGGACGTACGACCCGGTGCTCGTCACGCAGTTGTTCGCGTTCATGCTGGGCCGGGTCGAGGCCCAGGCCCAGAGCATCAGCAACCAGACCGACCCGTCGGTCACCGGCCGCTTCGCGGACGCCGTGATCGGGACGGTGTCCGGGCCGGTGGAGGTGGGCCACGGTCCGGAGGGCACCGATGTCCTGGTCCGGGCAGGGGCGGCCGGTGAACTGACGCTGCGGTTCCACCGTGTCCTGGCCCCGGCGGGACCGGGCGCGGCCGACGCGGGATCCGCCCTGGGCGAGGTCACCGCCGAATGGCAGGGACCCGACGGTGGCACCTGCCGCGGGCTGTTCGCCTCGGTGCACACCGCCGGCACCGCCTGA
- a CDS encoding adenosylcobinamide amidohydrolase: MSVRLLTRTEDGERLSALLWRAGPGWRMISSAVLGGGIGERAWVLNAQVSHGYRRTDADRHLAGLAADAGVTGAGVGLMTAADVGAYGHARDGGAAAVATAGLGVRGWAAASPAESPAVASAVPAPPGTVNIVVALPVALTDAALVNAVATATEAKVQALLEAGYDCSGTPTDAVCVAAHTPVPGAEVHAFAGPRSRWGSRLARAVHSAVRSAAARAAAAP; the protein is encoded by the coding sequence CTGTCCGTGCGCCTGCTGACCCGTACCGAGGACGGCGAGCGGCTGAGCGCTCTGCTGTGGCGGGCGGGCCCGGGCTGGCGGATGATCAGCAGCGCGGTGCTGGGCGGAGGCATCGGCGAGCGCGCCTGGGTCCTCAACGCGCAGGTCTCCCACGGCTACCGGCGCACCGACGCCGACCGGCACCTCGCCGGCCTGGCCGCCGACGCCGGGGTGACCGGGGCCGGTGTGGGCCTGATGACGGCCGCCGACGTGGGGGCGTACGGCCATGCCCGGGACGGTGGTGCGGCCGCGGTCGCCACCGCGGGGCTGGGCGTACGCGGGTGGGCGGCGGCCTCCCCGGCGGAGTCCCCGGCGGTGGCCTCGGCCGTGCCGGCCCCGCCGGGCACCGTCAACATCGTCGTCGCCCTCCCGGTGGCCCTGACCGACGCCGCGCTGGTCAACGCGGTGGCCACGGCCACCGAGGCGAAGGTGCAGGCGCTGCTGGAGGCCGGTTACGACTGTTCCGGCACGCCCACCGACGCCGTCTGTGTCGCCGCGCACACGCCGGTGCCGGGCGCGGAGGTCCACGCCTTCGCGGGACCTCGCTCACGGTGGGGATCCCGGCTGGCCCGCGCCGTCCACTCCGCCGTACGGAGCGCCGCCGCGCGGGCCGCCGCCGCACCGTGA